The Bos javanicus breed banteng chromosome 18, ARS-OSU_banteng_1.0, whole genome shotgun sequence genome has a segment encoding these proteins:
- the LOC133231133 gene encoding LOW QUALITY PROTEIN: leukocyte immunoglobulin-like receptor subfamily B member 3 (The sequence of the model RefSeq protein was modified relative to this genomic sequence to represent the inferred CDS: deleted 1 base in 1 codon), producing the protein MAPGPSTLLGLALCLAQTARTQQGTLPKPTIWAEPGSVVPSGTPVTVWCQGTLEAQVFHLDKEGTSVPWDRQKPPGPGDKAQLAIPQMTEQHAGSYQCYYSTPSGWSEGSDRLELVVTGSYSKPSFLALPSPVVTSGRNVILQCLSLQGFNRFFLTKEGEDESSWTVDGERHPDGQTQALFPVGPVTPGHRWTFRCYGFYRHTPRVWSAPSNPLELLVSGLSGKPSLLTPQGPVVTSGQNLTLQCRSDVGYTRFALSKVGGQDLPQHPARRPQVGLAQADFPLGPVGTIHGGRYRCYDGHGLSSEWSAPCEALKLLVAGRLRDRPSLSVRPSPSVAPGENVTLLCQSGNRTDTFLLSKEGAAHRPLSLRSQDQDGRYQAEFSLSPVTSAHGGTYRCYGSLSTDPYLLSQPSEPLALVVSGGSEDQPAPQWSQEQQRLTWYLSVLIGVSVTFVLLLLILLFLFLLHRGQDRRRKSGAAVSNAH; encoded by the exons ATGGCGCCTGGGCCCTCCACCCTCCTCGGCCTGG CGCTCTGTCTGGCCCAGACGGCCCGCACCCAACAGG GGACCCTCCCCAAACCCACCATTTGGGCTGAGCCAGGCTCTGTGGTTCCCTCGGGGACCCCTGTGACTGTCTGGTGTCAGGGGACCCTGGAGGCCCAGGTGTTCCATCTGGATAAAGAGGGAACCTCAGTCCCCTGGGACAGACAGAAACCCCCAGGGCCCGGGGACAAGGCCCAGCTGGCCATCCCACAGATGACCGAGCAGCACGCAGGGAGCTATCAATGTTACTACAGCACCCCCAGTGGCTGGTCAGAGGGCAGTGACCGCCTGGAGCTGGTGGTGACAG GATCCTACAGCAAACCCAGCTTCTTAGCCCTGCCGAGCCCTGTGGTGACCTCGGGAAGGAACGTGATCCTCCAGTGTCTCTCCCTTCAGGGATTTAACAGATTCTTTCTGACCAAGGAAGGAGAAGATGAGTCCTCTTGGACCGTGGATGGAGAGCGACACCCCGACGGGCAGACCCAGGCCCTGTTCCCCGTGGGCCCCGTGACCCCCGGGCACAGGTGGACGTTCAGATGCTACGGCTTTTACAGGCACACC CCCAGGGTGTGGTCGGCCCCCAGCAACCCCCTGGAGCTCCTGGTCTCAG GGctgtctgggaagccctccctcctGACCCCGCAGGGCCCTGTCGTCACCTCTGGACAGAACCTGACCCTCCAGTGTCGCTCTGACGTTGGCTACACCAGATTCGCTCTGTCCAAGGTGGGGGGACAGGACCTCCCTCAGCACCCTGCCCGGAGGCCCCAGGTGGGGCTCGCTCAGGCCGACTTCCCCCTGGGCCCGGTGGGCACCATTCACGGGGGCCGGTACAGATGCTACGATGGACACGGCCTCTCCTCCGAGTGGTCGGCCCCCTGTGAGGCCCTGAAGCTGCTGGTGGCAG GACGGCTCAGAGACAGACCCTCCCTCTCGGTGCGGCCAAGCCCCTCGGTGGCCCCGGGGGAGAATGTGACCCTGCTGTGTCAGTCAGGAAACAGGACGGACACCTTCCTTCTGTCCAAGGAGGGGGCAGCCCATCGCCCCCTGAGTCTGCGCTCCCAGGACCAAGACGGTCGGTACCAGGCCGAGTTCTCCTTGAGCCCTGTGACCTCAGCCCACGGGGGCACCTACAGGTGCTACGGCTCACTCAGCACAGACCCCTACCTGCTGTCACAGCCCAGTGAGCCCCTGGCGCTCGTGGTCTCAG GAGGTTCAGAGGATCAGCCCGCCCCTCAGTGGAGTCAGGAACAGCAGA GACTCACGTGGTACCTGAGTGTCCTTATCGGGGTCTCGGTGACCTTCGTCCTGCTGCTCctcatcctcctcttcctcttcctcctacaCCGGGGTCAGGACAGACGCAGGAAGTCAG GTGCTGCCGTGAGCAACGCACACTGA